A genomic region of Mesorhizobium sp. NZP2077 contains the following coding sequences:
- a CDS encoding sulfotransferase family 2 domain-containing protein codes for MTWSTLHRGFWRREKTSKGDRPFDRPIVFVHIPKTAGTSFFRYLESNIPAACIAPPFLGDLNKIQISDASKKLFWGHFRFIDIYRKLPDAMYVTFLRDPLARSYSQYNSWHDPRNFPSDDPWRKVMTPDEIDDVEFAQSVNFEEFVTSPRQRFVDQLKDVQTYMLSSEEPGSPQFLRSAKENLGKLTFFGLVEEFDRSIQKLQQLVPDFGPYRLSRDRENRSREEEMSLSRKGRERLLEMIHNDSHLYRYAVGLF; via the coding sequence ATGACGTGGTCAACCTTGCATCGCGGATTTTGGCGAAGGGAAAAGACGTCCAAAGGTGATCGGCCTTTTGATAGGCCGATTGTTTTCGTGCATATTCCTAAGACGGCTGGTACGTCTTTTTTCCGATACCTGGAAAGTAACATTCCGGCGGCGTGCATAGCCCCACCTTTTTTGGGCGATCTAAACAAAATTCAGATTTCTGATGCATCGAAAAAACTATTTTGGGGGCATTTTAGATTTATTGATATTTACAGGAAGCTTCCTGATGCGATGTATGTGACTTTTTTGCGAGATCCTCTAGCGCGCTCTTATTCACAATATAATTCTTGGCATGACCCTAGGAATTTTCCGAGTGACGACCCTTGGCGTAAGGTCATGACTCCTGATGAGATAGACGATGTAGAGTTTGCGCAGTCGGTCAATTTTGAGGAATTTGTTACATCACCGCGACAGCGATTTGTTGATCAACTCAAGGATGTACAGACCTACATGCTGTCCAGCGAAGAGCCTGGATCGCCGCAATTTCTTCGCTCTGCTAAAGAGAATCTTGGCAAATTAACGTTCTTCGGTCTCGTTGAGGAGTTCGATCGCTCTATTCAGAAACTGCAACAGCTAGTACCTGATTTTGGGCCCTATCGGCTATCCAGAGATCGCGAGAATCGAAGTCGAGAAGAAGAAATGTCGCTATCACGCAAAGGGAGAGAGCGGCTATTGGAAATGATACACAATGATTCCCATCTATACAGATACGCTGTTGGATTATTTTAA
- a CDS encoding ABC transporter ATP-binding protein, whose translation MTNIIRLQNVNLHYASVAFRERSLKSLLAGWLAPGRTRHEIVDIHALKDLNVEIKEGERVGVLGHNGAGKSSFLKMVAGLYPISSGKRDVRGTVRSMLDLSLGFEPDATGRENILYRGLLLGLSPKAMREMEAEIVEFADIGEFIDYPLKTYSAGMQVRLAFAISTAVSGDILLLDEVVGAGDARFIAKAQTRILELVEKSEIMILASHDLSNLEKLCHRGLVFSGGKLILDAPIHEAIEHYRRISAQ comes from the coding sequence ATGACCAACATCATCCGGCTCCAGAACGTCAATCTGCACTATGCCTCTGTGGCATTCAGGGAGAGGTCGCTTAAGTCTCTGCTCGCCGGCTGGTTGGCGCCCGGCAGAACCAGGCACGAGATCGTCGACATCCATGCCCTTAAGGACCTTAATGTCGAAATCAAGGAGGGCGAACGCGTTGGGGTGCTCGGCCATAATGGAGCGGGTAAAAGCTCGTTTCTCAAAATGGTGGCGGGGCTCTATCCGATTTCCTCGGGCAAACGCGACGTTCGCGGCACCGTCCGTTCGATGCTCGATCTCAGCCTCGGCTTTGAACCCGATGCCACCGGGCGCGAAAACATTCTCTATCGGGGCTTACTACTTGGCTTGTCGCCAAAGGCCATGCGCGAGATGGAAGCCGAGATCGTTGAATTCGCCGATATCGGCGAATTCATCGACTACCCGCTCAAAACCTATTCGGCAGGCATGCAGGTGCGTCTTGCTTTCGCTATCTCGACTGCGGTCAGCGGAGATATCCTGCTTCTGGATGAGGTGGTCGGAGCAGGCGACGCGCGCTTCATAGCGAAGGCACAGACCCGGATACTGGAACTGGTAGAGAAATCCGAGATCATGATCCTGGCCAGTCATGACCTGAGCAACCTAGAGAAGCTCTGCCACAGAGGCTTGGTTTTTAGCGGCGGTAAATTGATCCTCGACGCGCCGATTCATGAGGCGATTGAACACTATCGCCGGATTTCTGCACAATGA
- a CDS encoding ABC transporter permease encodes MSDLRSRWRRSFFGIFWSILQPLGLTLLLSFVFSRIFNTQITEYAPYILSGMIMWEYVVSSVVGGSLAFVQADAYIKQTRHPLAIYTLRNALTGLIVFAMASTALVAWVLVVMPQNFGWCWLAALTAFPILGLIAWPWATIMAYVATRFRDLPHALGLILQAMWFVSPIYFEASTFRKGDLHMLVDYNPIYHLFQIVRAPLLRGEWPTSSNYIWSMATIVVLTAIAVLVGQRAEKRVIFYL; translated from the coding sequence ATGTCCGACCTGCGCTCGCGCTGGCGACGGTCCTTCTTTGGGATTTTCTGGTCGATTCTGCAGCCTCTGGGGCTGACGCTGTTGCTGTCCTTTGTGTTCAGCCGGATCTTCAACACGCAGATCACGGAGTACGCGCCCTACATTCTTTCGGGAATGATCATGTGGGAATATGTCGTTAGTTCGGTGGTCGGCGGCTCCCTGGCCTTCGTCCAGGCGGATGCCTACATCAAGCAGACCAGGCACCCCTTAGCCATATACACCTTGCGTAATGCTTTAACTGGCCTCATCGTTTTCGCCATGGCGAGCACGGCTTTGGTTGCTTGGGTGCTCGTGGTCATGCCGCAGAATTTCGGCTGGTGCTGGCTTGCTGCATTGACGGCGTTTCCCATCCTGGGACTGATTGCGTGGCCATGGGCGACCATCATGGCCTATGTCGCAACCCGTTTTCGGGATCTGCCGCATGCCTTGGGCCTGATCCTGCAGGCAATGTGGTTTGTCTCCCCCATCTATTTTGAAGCGTCGACCTTTCGCAAAGGCGATCTGCATATGCTGGTGGATTACAATCCGATCTATCACCTGTTTCAGATCGTACGAGCGCCACTGCTGCGCGGCGAATGGCCAACTTCATCCAACTACATCTGGTCTATGGCTACGATCGTCGTCCTGACCGCGATAGCGGTGCTGGTGGGACAGCGCGCGGAGAAGAGAGTTATTTTCTACTTATGA
- a CDS encoding DegT/DnrJ/EryC1/StrS family aminotransferase, whose translation MERIPVYEPYLAGNVSAYVNECLKTGWISSRGEFIAKFEAAFAAFTGAEGATSVANGTVAIHLALEALGIGPGDEVIVPSLTYVASVNTILQTGAKPVFVDSIEATLQVDPAAIRKAITPRTKAVMVVHLYGHPCDMDSIVGLCREHDLLLVEDCAEAFGSLLKGQHVGTFGDAATFSFFGNKTITTGEGGMVLIRDPEIMAQCRRLKSQGVSPEREYWHDMLAYNYRMTNIEAAIGLAQIEIAAEIIAAKRKVADAYRAGLSGLPLRTHDAVGDVTHSYWMCSVILDHPEDRDRLRTHLGERGIETRPFFPQVHLMPHCRTDEIFPVGAGLSARGINLPSYPGLTPAQVEWICAAVSSFWR comes from the coding sequence ATGGAACGGATCCCTGTTTATGAACCCTATTTGGCGGGCAACGTTTCTGCCTATGTGAACGAATGCCTGAAAACAGGTTGGATTTCGTCACGCGGCGAGTTCATCGCGAAATTCGAAGCAGCCTTTGCCGCCTTTACCGGCGCGGAAGGGGCCACGAGCGTAGCCAACGGCACGGTCGCGATCCATCTCGCGCTGGAGGCATTGGGGATCGGCCCAGGGGATGAGGTGATCGTTCCCAGCCTCACCTATGTCGCCTCTGTCAACACGATCCTGCAAACCGGCGCGAAACCCGTATTCGTCGATTCGATAGAAGCAACGCTACAGGTTGATCCGGCAGCGATTCGAAAGGCCATTACACCGCGAACTAAGGCTGTCATGGTGGTCCATCTCTATGGCCACCCCTGCGACATGGATTCCATAGTCGGGCTCTGTCGCGAGCACGACCTTCTGCTGGTCGAAGACTGCGCGGAGGCGTTCGGATCCCTTTTGAAGGGCCAACATGTCGGCACCTTTGGCGACGCCGCTACCTTCAGCTTTTTCGGCAACAAGACGATCACCACGGGTGAGGGCGGTATGGTCCTCATTCGCGATCCCGAAATCATGGCCCAATGCCGGCGGTTGAAAAGCCAGGGAGTTTCGCCCGAGCGTGAATATTGGCACGACATGCTGGCCTACAATTACCGCATGACGAACATCGAAGCCGCGATCGGTCTGGCGCAGATCGAGATTGCAGCAGAGATTATTGCCGCCAAACGCAAGGTGGCGGATGCCTATCGGGCTGGGTTGTCGGGCTTGCCGCTACGCACCCACGATGCGGTGGGAGATGTGACCCATTCCTACTGGATGTGTTCGGTAATTCTGGACCACCCAGAAGATAGGGATCGGCTTCGCACCCATCTTGGCGAACGGGGGATCGAAACGAGGCCTTTCTTCCCGCAAGTTCATCTCATGCCGCATTGTCGCACCGATGAAATCTTCCCTGTGGGAGCAGGCCTGAGTGCGCGAGGCATCAATCTTCCGAGTTATCCGGGGCTGACCCCCGCGCAGGTCGAATGGATTTGCGCGGCGGTTAGCTCTTTTTGGCGATAG
- the gmd gene encoding GDP-mannose 4,6-dehydratase — protein MADKKIALITGITGQDGSYLAALLIEKGYSVHGLRRRSSLFNTDRIDHLYHDPHDSGADLTLHHGDMTDSSSLTRIVQIVQPDEIYNLAAQSHVAVSFEEPEYTANTDGLGTLRLLEAIRILGLEKRTRFYQASTSELFGLVQEVPQRETTPFYPRSPYAVAKLYAHWITVNYRESYGIYACNGILFNHESPIRGETFVTRKITRAMARIKLGMQERLYLGNLSALRDWGHARDYVEMQWLMLQQDVAEDYVIASGVQHSVREFVTLAAAELGISMRWEGEGADEKGYDASTGGCIVAVDPRYFRSAEVETLLGDPSKARQKLGWEPKTTFAELVKEMVVEDLKGAEREALLVKSGYPQPSRKE, from the coding sequence TTGGCAGATAAAAAAATCGCGCTGATTACCGGGATCACCGGGCAAGATGGATCTTACCTTGCAGCATTACTAATTGAAAAAGGGTATTCTGTGCATGGTCTTAGAAGGCGTTCTTCGCTTTTCAATACAGACCGGATAGATCATCTATATCACGACCCGCACGACAGTGGCGCCGATCTGACGTTGCACCACGGGGACATGACTGATTCGTCCAGTCTGACTCGGATCGTTCAGATCGTTCAACCTGATGAGATCTACAATCTTGCGGCTCAGAGCCACGTCGCCGTCTCCTTTGAAGAGCCTGAATACACTGCGAACACAGATGGCCTGGGCACACTCCGCCTCCTTGAAGCGATCCGGATTTTGGGATTGGAGAAAAGGACCCGCTTCTACCAGGCATCAACGTCCGAGCTTTTCGGGTTGGTTCAGGAAGTCCCTCAGAGAGAGACGACACCATTTTATCCACGCTCGCCCTACGCCGTGGCCAAGCTTTATGCGCACTGGATAACGGTAAACTACAGGGAATCCTATGGCATCTATGCGTGCAACGGGATCCTGTTCAATCATGAGTCACCAATCCGTGGCGAAACATTCGTTACCCGGAAGATTACGCGGGCCATGGCGCGCATCAAGCTAGGTATGCAGGAAAGGCTGTATCTGGGAAATCTCAGCGCCTTGCGCGACTGGGGCCATGCGCGGGACTACGTCGAGATGCAGTGGTTGATGTTGCAACAAGACGTTGCTGAGGATTACGTCATCGCGTCTGGAGTACAGCATTCCGTTCGCGAATTTGTGACCCTTGCCGCGGCAGAACTTGGCATATCCATGCGCTGGGAGGGCGAAGGCGCGGACGAAAAGGGCTATGATGCATCAACAGGTGGTTGTATCGTCGCCGTGGATCCACGGTATTTCCGGTCGGCCGAAGTTGAGACTTTGCTCGGCGATCCCTCAAAAGCCCGACAGAAGCTCGGCTGGGAGCCGAAAACGACATTTGCCGAACTCGTCAAGGAAATGGTCGTGGAAGACCTGAAGGGGGCCGAACGGGAGGCCTTGTTGGTGAAAAGCGGATATCCGCAACCCAGCCGCAAGGAATGA
- a CDS encoding mannose-1-phosphate guanylyltransferase/mannose-6-phosphate isomerase yields the protein MTNIVPVIISGGVGSRLWPISRALHPKPFIPLPGGGTLIRRTYARAAGLAGVDQIVTVTNRDLLFLTADEYAEVAAPGVRNTFLLEPFGRDTAAAVALAALQVARDNPDAVLVVLPADHLIMDEAGFGAAVAKAAAIAATGRIVTFGMKAESPETGFGYIEAEGDTVLRFVEKPNAERAAQFIASGRFFWNSGMFCFAARSMIASMQELCPDVLSNARTALEAARTSDAVDSITVEIDKDGFAAVPAVSIDYAVMEKAKNVGFVPCSFDWSDIGSWTVLSKLVPADDNGNRTTGETMLHDTTNCYVHSEDRLVGLVGVSDLLIVDTPDALLIAHKDKAQEVKDLYNRLKAEGHEAATVHRTVHRPWGTYTVLEEGPRFKIKRIEVKPNARLSLQAHHHRSEHWVVVSGTAKVVNGQSEILLATNQSTYIPCGHKHRLENPGILPLVMIEVQSGEYLGEDDIVRFDDVYGRT from the coding sequence TTGACCAATATCGTTCCTGTCATCATAAGTGGCGGTGTCGGTTCCCGCCTCTGGCCTATTTCTCGTGCGTTGCACCCCAAGCCGTTCATTCCCTTGCCGGGAGGCGGGACCCTCATTCGCAGGACATACGCCCGCGCAGCCGGACTTGCAGGCGTTGATCAAATTGTGACGGTCACCAATCGCGATCTGCTGTTCCTGACGGCGGACGAGTATGCGGAGGTGGCGGCGCCAGGTGTAAGGAACACGTTCCTGCTGGAGCCTTTCGGCCGTGACACGGCAGCCGCGGTCGCGCTCGCTGCGTTGCAGGTCGCGCGCGATAATCCAGACGCGGTTCTGGTTGTGCTGCCTGCGGATCACCTGATCATGGACGAAGCCGGGTTTGGCGCGGCCGTGGCGAAGGCGGCGGCGATCGCGGCCACGGGACGGATCGTCACGTTTGGCATGAAGGCCGAGAGCCCTGAAACCGGGTTTGGCTATATCGAGGCCGAGGGAGATACGGTCCTTCGGTTCGTGGAAAAGCCGAATGCGGAACGAGCGGCCCAATTTATCGCCAGCGGTCGTTTTTTCTGGAATTCGGGCATGTTCTGTTTTGCGGCCCGCTCCATGATCGCCTCGATGCAGGAACTGTGTCCGGATGTGTTGTCCAATGCGCGCACGGCGCTCGAGGCGGCGAGGACAAGCGATGCCGTGGACTCGATCACTGTTGAGATAGACAAGGATGGTTTCGCGGCTGTTCCTGCTGTTTCCATCGACTATGCGGTCATGGAGAAAGCAAAGAACGTGGGTTTCGTGCCCTGCAGCTTCGATTGGTCCGACATCGGCTCATGGACCGTTCTGTCGAAGCTTGTTCCAGCCGACGACAATGGCAACCGCACGACCGGCGAGACAATGCTCCATGACACGACGAACTGCTACGTGCACAGCGAAGACCGGCTTGTCGGTCTTGTCGGTGTTTCGGATCTGTTGATCGTCGACACGCCGGATGCGCTTCTTATCGCCCACAAGGACAAGGCGCAGGAGGTCAAGGACCTCTACAACCGCCTCAAGGCGGAGGGGCATGAGGCGGCAACCGTGCATCGCACCGTGCATCGCCCATGGGGTACCTACACCGTCCTGGAGGAGGGGCCGCGCTTCAAGATCAAGCGGATCGAGGTGAAGCCGAACGCGCGCCTGAGCCTTCAGGCGCACCATCACCGCTCCGAGCACTGGGTGGTGGTGAGCGGGACCGCGAAGGTCGTCAATGGCCAGAGTGAAATCCTGCTGGCGACCAACCAGTCCACCTATATCCCCTGCGGCCACAAGCACCGCCTCGAAAATCCCGGCATTCTTCCGCTCGTCATGATCGAAGTGCAAAGCGGGGAATATCTGGGCGAAGACGATATCGTGCGGTTTGATGATGTTTACGGCCGCACGTAA
- a CDS encoding phosphomannomutase, with protein sequence MTLKFGTSGLRGLVSELMGPPARTYTIAFARMLMGRGALSEGDKILVGRDLRSSSPEIAGIVHAAIAEAGLVPVDCGALPTPALALYAAGKAPAIMVTGSHIPDDRNGLKFYRADGEIDKRDELEIVAIHAGLQIADRSQPSVEPVQLGSEPSAGYRDHFLGFFQRGSLSGVRVGVYQHSSVARDIIVDILRALGAEAVPLGRSTHFIPVDTEALRQEDLSLLKNWSAAEPFDAIVSADGDGDRPLVADAQGSFVRGDLIGAITARFLDADCIVTPVSSNSALERCGHFATVVRTRIGSPYVIEGIGTALAQGAKCVVGFEANGGVLLGSSVEKDGRTLAALRTRDSLLPILCALSTIATAGRPLAEIASGFGFLAAASGRLEGVSAEDSASFLKRLATDAGYADTLFEILGGVANIDNRDGVRVTARNGEVVHFRASGNAPELRCYIEAKTESRADELLAWGLDLSRTQILEG encoded by the coding sequence GTGACTTTGAAGTTCGGCACCAGCGGGCTGCGCGGTCTCGTCAGCGAGCTTATGGGGCCACCGGCGCGCACCTATACGATTGCCTTCGCACGCATGCTTATGGGGCGTGGTGCGTTGAGCGAGGGCGACAAGATCCTTGTTGGGCGCGACCTTCGCTCTTCCAGTCCCGAGATTGCGGGGATTGTCCATGCTGCAATCGCCGAAGCCGGTTTGGTGCCGGTCGATTGCGGAGCCTTGCCCACGCCAGCACTCGCACTTTATGCAGCGGGCAAAGCTCCGGCGATCATGGTGACCGGCAGTCATATTCCCGACGACAGGAATGGGCTTAAATTCTACCGGGCGGACGGCGAGATCGACAAGCGCGATGAGCTTGAAATTGTGGCAATCCACGCAGGCTTGCAGATAGCCGACCGATCACAGCCATCCGTTGAACCCGTACAACTGGGCTCCGAACCGTCCGCAGGCTACAGGGATCATTTTCTTGGCTTCTTTCAAAGGGGTAGCCTGTCTGGTGTCCGTGTCGGGGTCTACCAGCATTCGTCCGTAGCGAGGGACATCATTGTCGATATCCTTCGTGCGTTGGGAGCCGAGGCGGTGCCCCTCGGCAGATCCACGCATTTCATTCCGGTGGATACCGAAGCGCTGAGGCAAGAGGATTTATCGCTTCTCAAAAACTGGTCGGCGGCGGAGCCGTTCGATGCCATCGTGTCCGCTGATGGCGATGGCGACCGGCCGCTTGTGGCGGATGCGCAGGGCAGTTTCGTGCGCGGCGACCTGATCGGCGCGATCACGGCGCGTTTTCTTGATGCCGACTGCATCGTTACGCCGGTCAGTTCCAATTCTGCCCTGGAGCGTTGCGGGCATTTCGCAACCGTGGTGCGCACACGCATAGGCTCGCCCTATGTCATCGAAGGGATCGGCACAGCCCTCGCTCAAGGGGCAAAATGCGTCGTTGGGTTCGAAGCAAATGGCGGCGTTCTTCTGGGGTCATCCGTCGAGAAGGATGGCCGCACGCTCGCGGCCTTGCGAACCCGGGATTCGCTGTTGCCAATTCTCTGTGCGCTGTCAACGATTGCTACGGCAGGTCGCCCGCTCGCCGAGATCGCCTCCGGTTTCGGATTCCTTGCTGCGGCAAGTGGCCGGCTGGAAGGCGTGTCGGCGGAAGATAGCGCGTCTTTCCTCAAAAGATTGGCGACGGATGCCGGTTATGCCGATACTCTTTTCGAGATTCTCGGCGGCGTCGCGAACATTGACAATCGCGATGGCGTGCGCGTCACCGCCCGTAACGGAGAGGTTGTTCACTTCCGTGCGTCAGGCAACGCGCCCGAATTGCGGTGCTACATCGAGGCAAAGACAGAATCCCGCGCAGACGAATTGCTCGCTTGGGGTCTTGACCTCAGCCGAACTCAAATCCTGGAAGGCTGA
- a CDS encoding sugar phosphate nucleotidyltransferase, with translation MERAGMARIHRAGRAPHPGSLKLGRLAAWPFTARSTDPRSVLKSNPVPRPRLTSHCVKPKHGQLGCQAGAWQFTESFLKGIILAGGNETRLYPIILAVSKQKLPSMKIRSLALIYSDAPSDVHARQPSCRRRLRQVRGLAEIYTGAAFPEKGSNQ, from the coding sequence ATGGAGCGCGCCGGAATGGCGAGAATCCACCGTGCGGGTCGTGCACCGCATCCTGGATCGCTGAAACTCGGTAGGCTTGCTGCGTGGCCTTTCACGGCGAGATCGACTGACCCCCGCAGCGTGTTGAAATCGAACCCGGTCCCGCGTCCGAGATTGACAAGCCATTGCGTGAAACCTAAGCACGGGCAACTCGGGTGTCAGGCGGGGGCTTGGCAATTCACGGAGAGCTTCTTGAAAGGGATCATCCTTGCTGGAGGCAATGAGACCCGGCTGTACCCAATAATATTAGCGGTCTCTAAGCAAAAACTGCCATCTATGAAGATCAGGTCGCTGGCTTTGATCTATAGCGACGCGCCGTCTGACGTTCACGCTCGCCAGCCTTCATGCCGTCGCAGGCTGCGGCAGGTGAGGGGCCTTGCCGAAATTTATACCGGGGCAGCATTCCCGGAAAAAGGTAGCAATCAGTGA
- the rfbD gene encoding dTDP-4-dehydrorhamnose reductase, which translates to MRLVVIGRDGQVAASLLQAGQARTGVEVVAIGRPELDLARPATVIDAIAAGKPDIVVSAAAYTAVDQAEDEPDLAFAVNATGAGKVAQAAARLGVPIIHLSTDYVFNGSASHAYVETDATAPLGVYGASKLAGEQEVAAAGPRHLILRTAWVYSPFGKNFVKTMLRLAADRDEISVVADQCGNPTSALDIADAILHAATMLHDDKSGAFGTYHLAGTGETNWSGFARHVLDTSQASGGPSAQVRDIATKDYPTKARRPANSRLSSAKFAAVFGWSAPEWRESTVRVVHRILDR; encoded by the coding sequence GTGAGGCTCGTCGTCATCGGACGCGACGGTCAGGTCGCGGCAAGCCTGCTGCAGGCCGGCCAAGCGCGCACCGGCGTGGAGGTCGTCGCCATCGGCCGTCCGGAACTCGACCTGGCAAGACCCGCGACCGTCATCGACGCCATCGCGGCGGGCAAGCCGGATATCGTCGTCTCGGCCGCCGCTTACACCGCCGTGGATCAGGCCGAGGATGAGCCTGATCTGGCTTTCGCGGTCAACGCGACCGGCGCCGGCAAGGTGGCGCAGGCCGCCGCGCGCCTTGGCGTTCCGATCATCCATCTCTCGACCGACTATGTCTTCAACGGCAGCGCTTCCCACGCCTATGTCGAAACCGACGCAACGGCACCGCTTGGCGTCTACGGAGCCTCCAAGCTCGCCGGCGAGCAGGAGGTGGCCGCTGCCGGCCCGCGCCACCTGATCCTGCGAACCGCATGGGTCTACAGCCCGTTCGGCAAGAATTTCGTCAAAACCATGCTGCGGCTGGCCGCCGACCGCGACGAGATTTCGGTGGTGGCCGATCAGTGCGGCAATCCCACCTCGGCGCTCGATATCGCCGACGCCATCCTGCATGCGGCGACGATGCTGCATGACGACAAGAGTGGTGCGTTCGGTACCTATCATCTGGCCGGCACGGGTGAGACCAACTGGAGCGGCTTTGCCCGTCATGTCCTGGACACCAGCCAAGCGTCTGGCGGTCCTTCGGCGCAGGTGCGGGATATCGCCACCAAGGACTATCCGACCAAGGCGAGGCGTCCCGCCAATTCGCGCCTGTCGAGCGCGAAATTCGCGGCCGTATTCGGATGGAGCGCGCCGGAATGGCGAGAATCCACCGTGCGGGTCGTGCACCGCATCCTGGATCGCTGA
- the rfbB gene encoding dTDP-glucose 4,6-dehydratase, which yields MNFLVTGGAGFIGSAVCRHLCANPAYRVTNLDKLTYAGNLASLRPIENAHNYSFVHADICDERAVLDLLRRDNIDIVMNLAAESHVDRSIDGPGAFIETNIVGTYRILNAALEYWRGLADDRKSRFRFHHVSTDEVFGDLPFDGGMFVEETPYAPSSPYSASKAASDHLVRAWHETYGLPVVLSNCSNNYGPYHFPEKLIPLVILNALDEKPLPVYGAGANVRDWLFVEDHARALELVATKGTPGESYNVGGNSERTNLAVVETICDLLDVRRPRAGGKRYRDLISFVTDRPGHDRRYAIDASKIGRELGWAPRENFDSGLARTVDWFLDNKWWWGPIREQRYAGERLGEARKAGA from the coding sequence ATGAACTTTCTGGTGACGGGCGGTGCCGGCTTCATCGGTTCGGCGGTGTGCCGGCATCTGTGCGCCAATCCGGCTTACCGGGTGACCAATCTCGACAAGCTGACCTATGCCGGCAACCTGGCTTCGCTGCGGCCGATCGAAAACGCGCATAATTACAGCTTCGTCCATGCCGATATCTGCGACGAGAGGGCGGTGCTCGATCTCCTGCGCCGTGACAATATCGACATCGTCATGAACCTTGCTGCCGAGAGCCATGTCGACCGTTCGATCGACGGACCCGGCGCCTTCATCGAGACCAACATCGTCGGCACCTACCGGATACTCAATGCGGCACTTGAATACTGGCGCGGCCTTGCCGACGACCGGAAAAGCCGCTTCCGTTTCCATCATGTCTCGACCGACGAGGTGTTCGGCGATCTGCCTTTCGATGGCGGTATGTTCGTCGAGGAGACGCCTTACGCGCCGTCCTCGCCCTATTCCGCCTCGAAGGCGGCCTCGGACCATCTGGTGCGGGCCTGGCACGAGACCTATGGCCTGCCGGTCGTGCTCTCCAATTGTTCGAACAATTACGGCCCCTATCATTTTCCCGAAAAACTGATCCCGCTCGTCATTCTCAACGCGCTCGACGAAAAACCGCTGCCGGTCTACGGCGCCGGCGCCAATGTGCGCGACTGGCTGTTCGTCGAGGATCATGCGCGGGCCCTGGAACTCGTCGCCACCAAGGGCACGCCCGGCGAGAGCTACAATGTCGGCGGCAATTCGGAACGGACGAACCTCGCCGTCGTCGAGACGATCTGCGACCTGCTCGATGTCAGGCGTCCCCGGGCCGGGGGCAAGCGCTACCGCGACCTGATCTCCTTCGTCACCGATCGCCCCGGCCACGACCGTCGCTACGCCATCGATGCCTCCAAGATCGGCCGCGAACTCGGCTGGGCGCCGAGGGAGAATTTCGACAGCGGCCTGGCCAGAACCGTGGACTGGTTCCTCGACAACAAATGGTGGTGGGGGCCGATCCGCGAGCAGCGCTACGCCGGTGAAAGACTGGGCGAAGCGCGCAAGGCTGGCGCGTGA
- the rfbC gene encoding dTDP-4-dehydrorhamnose 3,5-epimerase: MEIRSLGLEGVLEIVPKRHGDARGFFMETYNAERFAHAGIKLHFIQDNHSYSAAAGVLRGLHYQLAPRTQDKLLRVIRGRILDVCVDIRRSSKTFGKWIAHEISAEKGNQILVPRGFAHGFVTLVPDTEVLYKVTDTYSPDHERSIRFDDPAIGIKWPSIAGGFQLSDKDLKAPLLAAAEVFA, encoded by the coding sequence TTGGAGATCAGGTCCCTCGGCCTCGAAGGCGTGCTGGAAATCGTCCCAAAGCGGCATGGCGATGCACGCGGCTTCTTCATGGAGACATACAATGCCGAGCGCTTTGCGCATGCCGGGATAAAATTGCATTTCATCCAGGACAACCATTCCTATTCCGCGGCGGCGGGCGTCTTGCGCGGGCTGCATTATCAACTTGCGCCCCGCACCCAGGACAAGTTGCTGCGTGTGATCCGCGGCCGGATTCTGGATGTTTGTGTCGACATCCGCCGCAGCTCGAAGACCTTTGGAAAATGGATCGCTCACGAGATTTCGGCCGAAAAGGGCAACCAGATTCTGGTGCCAAGGGGCTTTGCACATGGCTTTGTGACGCTCGTGCCCGACACCGAGGTCCTCTACAAGGTCACCGACACCTATTCGCCCGACCATGAGCGCTCGATCCGTTTCGATGATCCCGCCATCGGCATCAAGTGGCCGTCCATCGCTGGCGGGTTCCAGCTTTCGGACAAGGACCTCAAGGCGCCGCTGCTTGCTGCCGCAGAGGTGTTTGCCTGA